The Bombus vancouverensis nearcticus chromosome 7, iyBomVanc1_principal, whole genome shotgun sequence region ccatgaggatttttccacgtacaaaaaagaaaaaaaaaagaaaatgtcgtaataggtactgaaggtACACTCAAATATGTTCAACAACCAATAACGTTTATTAGACTCTATCACTCAATAACAATAAACGATTAACAACGGTTgaataacgattaacgattaactacGGTAGACGCTTGACGACGATTAACAACAGCGACGATCAACCGATCTCTCAAAAATAGTCGACTCGTTTCTCTTCACCATTCGCGCTTCGCGGCTCGTATCCGTCCGCGATCATGGTAACGTATGCCTTCTGCCCAGTATTTGAAGGAAGGACAAAACataacacaatataacgtaatacattataacgtaatatattataaagtaatataatataacgttatacattataacgtaatagcacataacgcaatatattataacgtaatactatgaaacgtaatataatataatataacataatacaatatgacgtaatgtaatataaggtaatacaatataactgaGATGTAGAATGTGAAAGCTATCAACTGAAAACGCGGCGGTTCGTTCAACAGTTTGTTTACTTCCTTGACTAGCGACTTTTTCAGAACTCTCGACAACTGCTGTGTTGATCCACTTGCTTCCCTTTGTCACCTTTCGATATCCCCACTATACATGTGTTCGTATCCGTCTGCGATTACGGTAACGTACGCCATCTGGCCAGTATTTGAAGTTAGGGCAAAACgtaacacaatataacgtaatacattataacgtattataatataacgtaatcccatataacataatataacgtaatcccatataacataatacattataacatgatactatatagcgtaatacattacaacttaacacattataacgtaatagattataacgtaatataatataacgtaatataaaataacgtaatatagtataacgtagtagtatataacgtaatacattgtgaCGTAAtccattatattttaatattatataacataatactatatatcgcaatacattataacatactaatatacaacgtaatactgtataacgtaataccataatacgtaataacgtatagtattacataatacattattacgtaatactatataacgtaatataatataatgaagtataatataaagtaattctatataacataatataatgtaacgtaatacagtataacgtagtacaatataacgtaatactacgtaacgtaattcagtataacgtgctataatataacgtaatactatattattttgtcaaatAAAACGAATAAGATATTTCTTAACAACGACCAATATTCtttaattgttattatttaattatgagaatattatataaactatTCTTTCTCAGTTTgcttttttacaaatttagtttTATTCTGTTTAGCTAATGTTTCATAATTACGTGAAAATGTAACTGTAACAATgattttttgtaatatttttcttgtATTCAGACAATTTTACATTTCAGAGATATAAATTATTCAGTTTACAAAAATCTGTATAATTTAAGCATATTGGCAAGAAAGTATTAACTTGTATATActgtatatatgttatatattgtacattaaatatgaaattatatctCATCAACATTTTGATTACTCCATCTGTTACAGCCTATAAAAATAACCAGTTACACAAAACACAcaccatattttatatatatctaaaaTTATGAATATGATAATATGTAATTTTAGTAGAAGTATctttgtaattaatttattctaaaaaaaagcaaaaatattaatttattgagctaaataaatagaaattatcTAGAATATGGTGGCAGAACATAATTTTGTGAATTCTATCACAAAAGAAATGTCAATAATTAATACTCGCATTACATTATCAAAAAAGgatatataattctataattgtttattttccaacatgattatatgtatataaatgtgTAGTGCACTAAGATGTATATATTGAATTGTCAAATTAgacataaaataaattttatgagaaaacaatttttacaaaatagacattataatatatgtatatatatgtctgtGTCCGTTTTTCACatattatgtataattatagTTTTATATAGTCACatgttaaaataatataacatagATTTATTATAATTCATGTCCTCAATAtgatattaatttctatttacaaaaaaatattttaaaacagaAACGAACACATAACAAATTTAGATTTTTTATAGATGAAAAAGTCTATTTGTCAATTAGGATATCACAACGTTGTACGTTCATTACATACATACATCACTTATTGACAAAAAGATATGTCCTATAGCTATACAAATATAATGATAAGTTATATGTTACTGTTtcgcgtttttctttctttttcctaatAGCTATTACTCATTTCGTCTTATGCCACAGTTAATAAGTACAAAACTTCATACATAAATTCTATCCATGCTGCATTTACTTACACTATTTATACAAATACAGATTTtactgcactttatcatttgaTACGTATTCTATATATCTGTTACATTGTACAGATATAAATACATCTCTGCTTAATTCGTGTTGTATTGAAAAATGCAAAtcacataaataatatttttttgaataaaatttatttgactaatttatttctgtcttaagaatgtatgtatgtatatgcaaGTGTTTATGTTCTTAACTTATATCTTGAAAgtcagaaatttattttcttttaagagATTGACatgataaaatgtaaaatgtacCATCTAATAAAAAATggttgtattaaaaatattatattagattatataaatttttcatatcATATTTAAACTGACATGTTTATATCTTAtgataaaaatatgataaaGCAGATGTTTATTAATTCGTAGCAACTTATACAAATTGTGGTGCACTATCTATTATTCTATAACAAGATCTTGTAATATTTTgacataattatataatataatatttacagaATAAGTTTATGATGTTTTAAAATTAGAGCACATACAGATCGCTTCTTATATATTGTTTCATAAATTAAGATATAAGTACTGATATATTAACTTGTTTGGCTTTAATTAAATATGAAcagtacaaatatatatatatgtatgtattttggcTCTTCATATATATGTGACATTATCACAAACTGTGtcattaaaaacaaaaaataacttCTGTATGTAAAACGCGTGATCTACAAACATTTGCATTTTTATTTCGGAAActtttctttaatttatataatattcactATAATACtctattattacaatatttaaaagatGATTTTGATAAAGAAGCACATTCGTTATTTTCTTTCATCATTAACAAAATCATTAATTTATgacaaaattcataaaaatgctATAGCTACATTTATACTATGAACATGAACTTTCTTTACATTGAGATATTTTGTTCCTTAAATAAGATAAGAAACAGTTCTAGTTCAATGTCTGTGTACTTCAATGACATATAATCATTCGTTTATACAAGCTATGTACAAAAATGTCTAATCAAGATTTATACACATTTTAAATTTGTTGTAAATCTTTCTTCTAAAACGAGAATGCAGtggaatgtaattattaaagaatagaattttttttcatGTTTGTCAAATAAAATTGATATGGAAATTTGAATGTATTCTTTcggtctttctctctcttaatATACATGTCTCAAGATTTAGAAAAACTTAAGAAACATGAATTTTTATAGTGCCACTGCATTCTGAACATTGTTTGCTTTTataacaaattaaattttaactTAACAACAAGAGGATTTTGCAGGTTCTGCTTCGACTAGATTAAAATCTAAACCACCAGGCCTAGCAAATCCAGTTTTTATTCCATCCCAACCATCTTCTACCTTATATTCACCAGTCTGTATTCTATTATAAACTTCCTGTGTAACTGTTCGAAATGCTTCTTCAACATTAACTCCAGTCTTTGCGCTGGTTTCAATGTGATGTACTCCATGTTGATCAGCAAAAGCTCTTGCTTCTTCTTTTGAAACTTCTCGCCTACTTCCATTGGTAACTAAATCTAATTTACAACCTACCAATGCAAATACAGGGCGATGTGGCTCAATATGTCTACGAGCTTCCATCATCCACTGAGGAATATGTTCAAAACTTGCTCTATTACAGACATCATACACAAGCAGGGCACCAACAGAGTTTCTATAGTATGATTTTGTAATTGACCTAAGATAAACAATACATTTCATTATTTTACTTGTATCAATGACATATCATATcttgtttttaatatattcgtaaTTACTAAAaacatataatacaaatataacaCACCTAAATCTTTCTTGGCCAGCTGTATCCCATAACTGTAATTTTATTCTTGTTCCATCCTTTACTTCAATTAATCTAGCAAAAAAATCTACTCCTACTGTTGGATCTGAAAGCTAATCAAATAAAATACGTTATATACTTCCTATAATAATATCAGATATAAACTCATTGAATTGTaaaagaattataatttttgATTTACTAAAAAACATACTCTATATAAAAGTCAATGACAGATTcaagataaaagataaaaatgtatCTCAATCAAAGATACCGTTTTGTTTATTATTGTTCATTAACCTACTAATTGTAcaatgtatataataattataattggacATTAAAACTAATTCATTTGCGTGACAAAAATTCTTCAAACATATTTAATATCATAGCATTTTTATGCTGTCctgaattctttatttaaaaaatagcaatcaactacataaatattattagaTCAGCAAAATTGGAAATACTCCAACGACATAAAATCTATTTCAACTTCGATTTCAACATCAATTACAGTATAACTTATTTGATATTATGAAAAATGACAAAAGAACAAAACATGACAGATTTGATTAAAATCAACATTTTTATCAACATTGTTGACAATAACGGTTAGAGTCGCTGCGTACCTCTGCGAACTTCCCATCAGTAAAATATTTCAGCAACGAACTTTTTCCGACTGTACTGTCACCGATAAGTATCAGGCGAAATTGATAGTCAAAAATTGGTTCCACCATCTTgacgtatgtatatattacgATTAAAGTTCTTCACAAGCAATACTCCAGTTGTCACTTATAAAGTCATGATTTTCTTGTATGCACTTGTCAAGAGTGAGAACCTTGCTGACCGTGACATTAATCATCAACTTCCTACCTTTGCCCAAGACTGTACTGCACTTATTGCGCACGACACTGTGCAAATAAACACGTAGATCTCGTAAGGATCTTTGAAACCAAGCACATCGTAATTTTCAACGAACTAGCTGTTTTTAGCAGTTCCAAATTTCActgcttctttcttctttaattcTTTGAGACACTCACAGAACCACGCGGTCATAGTAGCCACCTAAAATACACATTTCACGGATTTAACTAGAAAGCTTGAAAgacataataatttaatttataaatattgcttACACATATTTATAGTTTACTTAATACAAATCTGTATACAATCAATGAACaccaaaaaaattaaaagaaagtaTTGATTTCTTTTCTTTACTAGTTAAGTAAAATGGACAAAAGAATATTATTCTAAACTCTAAAAGTAagtattcgaaaatattctctatttttgttacactacttgaaacgataaattcttcattttatcTATCACGTTGAAAGGATTAAAGGTTAATTAAGAGATTAGTCGAGCATTTTTGCGTATACTAAATATGTAAAGCATAGTGCCATTTGCATCTTAAACGTAGAACAGGGCACAGAATGTGTAATATATATCTGTTCAAGTAGATGCGTGTATACTGATTATGAAGTAATAAAAAAAGTGATAGTAttcgaaattaataataaaataataaagattaGAATAATAATCTTCACTCGTCTTTGTTTAAGTTTTATCTATAACGAATTGTTTCTTATGTAGGATTTGCTACTTATGTAATAACAACCTTCTAACCAGTAATTTTGTGAATAAGTTTTAGTACGTATAACCTAACTACGTGATTTtctgtaataaaaaattttgaatttaattttactcTTAACCTTTTATAGTGGAACagtaaatcatttttaaatttttttctagaaaaatgaacgaaaagaaATTGATTGATGAAATTGTTGAATTGCGTGAGTTGTTACGCACGAAGGAAACTCAACTAGCTGCCTtaaggcgcgagaaacaaatcttacaagattacggtttgaataacgaagaaatattacgatatagTAGGCAAATATTTTTGCCAGAAATTGCTATTAAAGGTGTAttctatttacaaaattttaaaatgtattatatatattaaattaaaatcataTGAATTTCATATAACAAAAATCTGTTATTCtttagtatttaatattttctcttCTATATGTATTCTTAATTtggtatataaataataataaagtctttattttcaattctaacatttttcattatataatCACAGGTCAAGTAAAATTAAAGAATAGCGCAATATTGATCGTAGGGGCAGGTGGACTTGGATGCCCAGCTGCGCTATATTTAGCATCTGCTGGTGTTGGACAAATTGGTATAATTGATTATGATGATGTAGAGATTAACAATCTTCATAGACAATTATTATATGCAGAAACAAGTATTGGAACACCAAAAGTAAATACTGCTGCAGAAAGTCTTAATCGGTATTTGTATATCAATATAATATGCATAGATTTTTACAAGTATATGTATTAAATGTTTATTTGATGGTAAAATTCATGATATAAAATATCCCTACTTTTATAATCTAAACTAAATATTCCTAATTTTAGCTTGAACAGTGACATTAAAGTTACTCCATATAAAATTCAACTAGATAGCAGTAATGCTCTGGACATAATAAAGTCTTACGATGTAGTGGTAGATGCTACTGATAATGTAGCTACACGTTATTTATTGAATGATGCGTGTGTTCTAAGTAATAAACCTTTAGTATCTGGATCAGCATTAAAATTTGAAGGTCATTTATCTGTATTTAATTACAATGGACCTTGCTACAGATGTATATTTCCTAAACCTCCTCCTCCAGAAACAGTAACAAACTGTGGAGATGGTGGTGTTTTTGGCCCaggtattattttttaattaatttatttaatttattcagtatttttaattcgaaaaatatttattacttaatttaactGCAGCTGTTGGTACTATTGGCGTCTTACAAGCATTAGAAGCGCTGAAGATAGTACTCGATCTTCCGCATGTACTATCCGGTCAACTTCTATTATTTGATGGACTGGAAACGAAGTTTCGTAAGATCAACCTGCGTGCTAAAAATATAAACTGTGCCGTTTGCGGCGAACATCCAACTCTGCACAAATTAATTGATTATGAACAATTTTGTGGTGCAAAAGCAAATGATAAAGAtccgaaattaaatttattaagaaCGGAAGAAAGAATAAGCGTGGAAGAATATAACACAACATTGAAATTAGGCACGAAAGCTCATATTTTAATTGACGTACGTTCAGCCGAAGAATTTGACATCTGTCATTTAAAGAACTCTATAAATATACCATTATGTGATATTAATAACAACGAAACAGTAACATTAATAAGAAGTAGAATACAGGAAATACAAAAACAACATGATAATGCTAGTTGTAAGTATATTTTGCTTAATATGTTATGTTGAagttgtaaatatataataaatatgtgtGCATTTGTTCTAGTATATGTTATGTGCAGAAGAGGGAATGATTCGCAAAAGGCTGTAAAAAGTCTTCAGGAAATATTTCAGGGAAGTAATCTAGAAATAAAAGATGTAATTGGTGGCATTCATGCTTGGAGCAAGAAAATTGATTGTACATTTCCTATATAttaattgtataaaattgtatgtaattgaTTACTTTCATGTTTATTGATTTTTACTACTAaaattaatatgtgtataattacATGATGTTCgacattacatttttataaatatatatacgtgAATAACAcgtacatttataaaaatatatagttatataaagTGAATTAATTCATTTAGAATACTCTTCTATCTCAGAACTAGTTAAACTGGTTTCTGGATACTTGTAATGGGAATCTGATAAATTTCGTAATTTCTCTGCTGCTTGTTCTGGCGTTAAGTCTCTTTGTGCTTGTGCAAGAAGTTCATAGCCAACCATATGTTTCTTTACAGTTGCTGAACGTAATAGTGGAGGTAAATAAATTCCGTGGAAAGTCCAATAAGGATAATCTTGTTTTACATATGGTCCAGTTGGGGCTCCTTCAAACAGAATCAATTAAATATCGTGATTAGTTACATGACCTTTTTTAATGAACATATCCAATAATATTTAACCATACCATGCCAACCCATAGAATAAGGGAAAGAGCAATGGAATAAGTTATCATATTTTGTACACAGTATTTTCATAGTAGCTGCTAATGATTCTTGTTGACTTTCTGATAAATCTTGCATTCTAGATACTTGTTTCTTAGGCAATACCATAGTTTCATATGGCCATACTGCCCAAAATGGTACTAAAACTACCCAATCTCGGTTTTCTGATACAATGCGCTCCTacaacataaaatatacaaattaaaaaatctgAAGATCTAAATCTAAATTCTCTTAATATGGTACTTTACTTTTTTGAAAAGTTCTTTTTGTACATAATCTATAAGAAGTGGTTTTttattacgattataataatcgctGAGGTATCTATCCTTTATTTTAGCTTCATTTGGTAAGAAAGAGCTAGCCCAAATTTGACAGTGAGGATGAGAATTGCTACAACCCATTACAGCACCAcgattttcaaaaatttgtaccCAAGTCCATTTCTCTCCCAATTCAAGCATTTCAAAAATCCAGCTAAATCATAACGAcatttattacataaaatattacaatactACAAACTAAATGTATTACCAACATACCGTTTAACCACTTCTttaatttctgaaattttcaTAAGTGCTATTGTTACATTTGATTTGGGATGGAAACACATCACTTTACAAGTACCTCTGGCAGCATCCATTTGGAATAATTCATCTTCAGATTTTGATGGATTAGGAACTGATTCCAATAATGCAGGAAAGTCATTGACAAATGAAtatgtattttcatatattGGAGTTACCTGGAAAACAAAAACATTTAGTATCAGAAAAGTTGTGCAATTCTGGTTTTAAAGTTAAAGGATAGTTATTTAAATGCATTACCTGTCCACTAGCTCTGACGTTGCCCGGACAAAGTGGATTATCAGGGTCATAATCTGGAAGATCTTCTtctatatttgtttcaatttgtCCCCCCCAGGGTCGTTTCATTCGATGTGGTGACACTAGTACCCATTCTCCCTTTAAGGGATTATATCGAATATGTTGATGTTCTATAAAATATTGATCTAATAGATGATACATAGAACTTGAATTTGATATAATTTCTTCataagaacaaaaattctaacCAGTAGGATCAAATTGTGTTTTTAAAGCTTCTGTGCCATTTTTCAGGCTGTTCTTATCAcctg contains the following coding sequences:
- the LOC117164681 gene encoding ras-related protein Rab-39B-like, yielding MVEPIFDYQFRLILIGDSTVGKSSLLKYFTDGKFAELSDPTVGVDFFARLIEVKDGTRIKLQLWDTAGQERFRSITKSYYRNSVGALLVYDVCNRASFEHIPQWMMEARRHIEPHRPVFALVGCKLDLVTNGSRREVSKEEARAFADQHGVHHIETSAKTGVNVEEAFRTVTQEVYNRIQTGEYKVEDGWDGIKTGFARPGGLDFNLVEAEPAKSSCC
- the Uba4 gene encoding ubiquitin-like activating enzyme 4 → MKKMNEKKLIDEIVELRELLRTKETQLAALRREKQILQDYGLNNEEILRYSRQIFLPEIAIKGQVKLKNSAILIVGAGGLGCPAALYLASAGVGQIGIIDYDDVEINNLHRQLLYAETSIGTPKVNTAAESLNRLNSDIKVTPYKIQLDSSNALDIIKSYDVVVDATDNVATRYLLNDACVLSNKPLVSGSALKFEGHLSVFNYNGPCYRCIFPKPPPPETVTNCGDGGVFGPAVGTIGVLQALEALKIVLDLPHVLSGQLLLFDGLETKFRKINLRAKNINCAVCGEHPTLHKLIDYEQFCGAKANDKDPKLNLLRTEERISVEEYNTTLKLGTKAHILIDVRSAEEFDICHLKNSINIPLCDINNNETVTLIRSRIQEIQKQHDNASLYVMCRRGNDSQKAVKSLQEIFQGSNLEIKDVIGGIHAWSKKIDCTFPIY
- the Galt gene encoding galactose-1-phosphate uridylyltransferase — protein: MSASTGDKNSLKNGTEALKTQFDPTEHQHIRYNPLKGEWVLVSPHRMKRPWGGQIETNIEEDLPDYDPDNPLCPGNVRASGQVTPIYENTYSFVNDFPALLESVPNPSKSEDELFQMDAARGTCKVMCFHPKSNVTIALMKISEIKEVVKRWIFEMLELGEKWTWVQIFENRGAVMGCSNSHPHCQIWASSFLPNEAKIKDRYLSDYYNRNKKPLLIDYVQKELFKKERIVSENRDWVVLVPFWAVWPYETMVLPKKQVSRMQDLSESQQESLAATMKILCTKYDNLFHCSFPYSMGWHGAPTGPYVKQDYPYWTFHGIYLPPLLRSATVKKHMVGYELLAQAQRDLTPEQAAEKLRNLSDSHYKYPETSLTSSEIEEYSK